A part of Notolabrus celidotus isolate fNotCel1 chromosome 21, fNotCel1.pri, whole genome shotgun sequence genomic DNA contains:
- the vezt gene encoding vezatin isoform X1 — protein MTEEFDEDVVFENSPLFQYLHDLGHTDFEACPTATPDEDYDGQEGDATSPDGASHKTKGGRLWRLAEALWRWSPLHQAAASHKLGQQLDGVFGQYSVRCILDQDVLLQEDVELIELLDPSLLTLGSSPSASSSRANTLPRPSLIAKPSVWDVAGLVGLAAVLLGLCSVSEGLWSLAAAPWGLALLGWVGLRGFTLWRLGRMQRAVHARATQLQSLVHNSKTLTGLSRKALRLVQETEVISRGFTLLLDRVSAAGSFSRAGPGAMPRGQQLIGLRKALYRALRSAFRASRRATCHMLKAFPLNSEIDNVTNYVSAVPLKELGLGLGIEHLGDEQAQELTDDYSLPALKMLFQLWVGQSSECFRRLALLLSPQRIEELEEASIEGDASLPPSTPPPPPPPPPPLHRSISAVTEPLHHALASCLCEVQRSYDFHRHFETQLRVTGSDRTCRAREKCRELNTLHTSIRSLQLHLKALLSEMIILEDDLEKLMVTKEPTELTFEGYQELSDRLHQLQPHMQASSGCWEDTICQVERMLRRANACPGNAEALEQCGPSLAEIPAAPPSYPLILDQDPVPEELEWEAYVSDSDSDGEDRDSWSDMLSPEERERQRREREESRRVLSELKAVLGFRASEGERMKRKQLLFNDQAAVTPSARTEASDSATDPSDAVTSLGSVETRDEEGNHLSERPAGNGGEEGEGEDGRESPDPSAEPLTEFSCGSEARGGEPGGASVCSRGGGGASELHQYDGVLEEGEAQNGLDCFMKPKVSAVSVMDRLTEIHGSAALSFSSAIAAQVAARSQSLISMEEQTFGDEEEEEEEEEEERNKQTPEKN, from the exons ggagGACGCTTGTGGAGGCTGGCTGAAGCCCTGTGGAGATGGAGTCCTCTTCACCAGGCGGCTGCTTCTCATAAGCTGGGGCAGCAGCTG GACGGCGTGTTCGGCCAGTACTCGGTGAGGTGCATTCTGGACCAGGACGTGTTGCTGCAGGAGGACGTGGAGCTGATCGAGCTGCTAGACCCGAGCCTGCTCACCCTCGGCTCGTCCCCCTCGGCCTCGTCCAGCCGAGCGAACACCCTGCCCAGACCGAGCCTCATTGCCAAGCCTTCAGTGTG GGACGTCGCAGGGCTGGTCGGCCTGGCTGCGGTCCTGCTCGGCCTCTGCTCCGTCTCGGAGGGCCTGTGGTCGCTGGCAGCAGCTCCGTGGGGCCTGGCGTTGCTGGGCTGGGTGGGGCTGCGGGGGTTCACGCTGTGGAGGCTGGGCCGCATGCAGAGAGCCGTCCACGCGCGGGCCACGCAGCTCCAGTCTCTGGTCCACAACAGCAAGACTCTGACGGGGCTGTCGCGCAAAGCCCTGCGCCTGGTGCAGGAGACGGAGGTCATCTCCAGAGGGTTCACCCT TTTGCTCGACAGGGTGAGTGCGGCCGGCTCCTTTAGCAGGGCGGGGCCGGGGGCGATGCCACGGGGCCAGCAGCTCATCGGACTGAGGAAAGCACTTTACCGGGCGCTCCGCTCGGCCTTCAGAGCCTCGCGCAGAGCTACCTGTCACATGCTCAAGGC GTTCCCTCTGAACTCTGAGATCGATAATGTGACCAACTACGTGTCCGCGGTGCCTCTGAAGGAGCTCGGACTCGGCTTAGGTATCGAGCACCTGGGGGACGAGCAGGCTCAGGAGCTGACGGACGACTACAGTCTGCCCGCCCTGAAG atGCTGTTTCAGCTCTGGGTGGGACAGAGCTCTGAATGTTTCCGTCGCctggctctcctcctctccccccaaAGAATAGAGGAGTTAGAAGAAGCCAGCATCGAAGGAGacgcctccctccctccctccactccccctcctcctcctcctcctcctccccctctgcaccggtccatctctgcaGTGACCGAGCCCCTCCATCACGCCCTGGCCAGCTGCCTCTGTGAGGTGCAGCGCAGCTACGACTTCCACCGACACTTCGAGACGCAGCTGAGGGTGACGGGCTCCGACAGGACGTGCAGAGCGCGGGAGAAATGCAGAGAGCTCAACACGCTGCACACCTCCATCAGGAGCCTGCAGCTGCACCTCAAGGCCCTGCTCAGCGA GATGATCATCCTGGAGGACGACCTGGAGAAACTGATGGTGACCAAGGAGCCGACGGAGCTGACGTTCGAGGGCTACCAGGAGCTGAGCGACCGGCTGCACCAGCTGCAGCCTCACATGCAGGCCAGCTCCGGCTGCTGGGAGGACACCATCTGCCAGGTGGAGCGCATGCTGAGAAGAGCCAACGCCTGTCCAG GTAATGCTGAGGCTCTGGAGCAGTGTGGTCCCTCTCTAGCAGAGattcctgctgctcctccatcCTATCCGTTAATCTTGGATCAGGATCCTGTTCCAGAAGAGCTG GAGTGGGAGGCCTACGTGTCTGACTCGGACTCTGACGGTGAAGACAGAGACTCCTGGTCGGACATGTTGTCACCGGAGGAGCGGGAGCGGCAGCGGCGGGAGAGGGAGGAGTCTCGCCGCGTCCTGTCGGAGTTGAAAGCGGTGCTGGGCTTCCGTGCGTCggagggagagaggatgaagaggaagcagCTGCTCTTCAACGACCAAG CTGCTGTGACGCCGTCAGCTCGCACTGAAGCTTCAGACTCCGCCACAGACCCGTCAGACGCCGTGACTTCTCTGGGATCGGTAGAAACTCGTGACGAAGAAGGAAACCACCTTTCAGAGCGCCCTGCAGGAAACggaggggaggaaggggaaGGAGAGGACGGCAGGGAGAGTCCTGACCCCTCAGCAGAGCCGCTGACAGAGTTCAGCTGCGGCTCGGAGGCGAGGGGAGGGGAGCCGGGCGGAGCTTCGGTCTGctcgagaggaggaggaggagcgtcGGAGCTGCATCAGTACGACGGCGTCTTGGAGGAAGGCGAGGCGCAGAACGGTTTGGACTGTTTCATGAAGCCGAAAGTCTCCGCCGTGTCTGTGATGGACAGACTGACGGAGATCCACGGCTCGGCTGCTCTCAGCTTCAGCTCCGCCATCGCCGCACAGGTGGCTGCTCGCTCGCAGTCGCTCATCAGCATGGAGGAGCAGACGTTcggggatgaagaggaggaggaagaggaagaggaggaggagaggaacaaaCAAACCCCTGAGAAAAACTGA
- the vezt gene encoding vezatin isoform X2, translating into MTEEFDEDVVFENSPLFQYLHDLGHTDFEACPTATPDEDYDGQEGDATSPDGASHKTKGGRLWRLAEALWRWSPLHQAAASHKLGQQLDGVFGQYSVRCILDQDVLLQEDVELIELLDPSLLTLGSSPSASSSRANTLPRPSLIAKPSVWDVAGLVGLAAVLLGLCSVSEGLWSLAAAPWGLALLGWVGLRGFTLWRLGRMQRAVHARATQLQSLVHNSKTLTGLSRKALRLVQETEVISRGFTLVSAAGSFSRAGPGAMPRGQQLIGLRKALYRALRSAFRASRRATCHMLKAFPLNSEIDNVTNYVSAVPLKELGLGLGIEHLGDEQAQELTDDYSLPALKMLFQLWVGQSSECFRRLALLLSPQRIEELEEASIEGDASLPPSTPPPPPPPPPPLHRSISAVTEPLHHALASCLCEVQRSYDFHRHFETQLRVTGSDRTCRAREKCRELNTLHTSIRSLQLHLKALLSEMIILEDDLEKLMVTKEPTELTFEGYQELSDRLHQLQPHMQASSGCWEDTICQVERMLRRANACPGNAEALEQCGPSLAEIPAAPPSYPLILDQDPVPEELEWEAYVSDSDSDGEDRDSWSDMLSPEERERQRREREESRRVLSELKAVLGFRASEGERMKRKQLLFNDQAAVTPSARTEASDSATDPSDAVTSLGSVETRDEEGNHLSERPAGNGGEEGEGEDGRESPDPSAEPLTEFSCGSEARGGEPGGASVCSRGGGGASELHQYDGVLEEGEAQNGLDCFMKPKVSAVSVMDRLTEIHGSAALSFSSAIAAQVAARSQSLISMEEQTFGDEEEEEEEEEEERNKQTPEKN; encoded by the exons ggagGACGCTTGTGGAGGCTGGCTGAAGCCCTGTGGAGATGGAGTCCTCTTCACCAGGCGGCTGCTTCTCATAAGCTGGGGCAGCAGCTG GACGGCGTGTTCGGCCAGTACTCGGTGAGGTGCATTCTGGACCAGGACGTGTTGCTGCAGGAGGACGTGGAGCTGATCGAGCTGCTAGACCCGAGCCTGCTCACCCTCGGCTCGTCCCCCTCGGCCTCGTCCAGCCGAGCGAACACCCTGCCCAGACCGAGCCTCATTGCCAAGCCTTCAGTGTG GGACGTCGCAGGGCTGGTCGGCCTGGCTGCGGTCCTGCTCGGCCTCTGCTCCGTCTCGGAGGGCCTGTGGTCGCTGGCAGCAGCTCCGTGGGGCCTGGCGTTGCTGGGCTGGGTGGGGCTGCGGGGGTTCACGCTGTGGAGGCTGGGCCGCATGCAGAGAGCCGTCCACGCGCGGGCCACGCAGCTCCAGTCTCTGGTCCACAACAGCAAGACTCTGACGGGGCTGTCGCGCAAAGCCCTGCGCCTGGTGCAGGAGACGGAGGTCATCTCCAGAGGGTTCACCCT GGTGAGTGCGGCCGGCTCCTTTAGCAGGGCGGGGCCGGGGGCGATGCCACGGGGCCAGCAGCTCATCGGACTGAGGAAAGCACTTTACCGGGCGCTCCGCTCGGCCTTCAGAGCCTCGCGCAGAGCTACCTGTCACATGCTCAAGGC GTTCCCTCTGAACTCTGAGATCGATAATGTGACCAACTACGTGTCCGCGGTGCCTCTGAAGGAGCTCGGACTCGGCTTAGGTATCGAGCACCTGGGGGACGAGCAGGCTCAGGAGCTGACGGACGACTACAGTCTGCCCGCCCTGAAG atGCTGTTTCAGCTCTGGGTGGGACAGAGCTCTGAATGTTTCCGTCGCctggctctcctcctctccccccaaAGAATAGAGGAGTTAGAAGAAGCCAGCATCGAAGGAGacgcctccctccctccctccactccccctcctcctcctcctcctcctccccctctgcaccggtccatctctgcaGTGACCGAGCCCCTCCATCACGCCCTGGCCAGCTGCCTCTGTGAGGTGCAGCGCAGCTACGACTTCCACCGACACTTCGAGACGCAGCTGAGGGTGACGGGCTCCGACAGGACGTGCAGAGCGCGGGAGAAATGCAGAGAGCTCAACACGCTGCACACCTCCATCAGGAGCCTGCAGCTGCACCTCAAGGCCCTGCTCAGCGA GATGATCATCCTGGAGGACGACCTGGAGAAACTGATGGTGACCAAGGAGCCGACGGAGCTGACGTTCGAGGGCTACCAGGAGCTGAGCGACCGGCTGCACCAGCTGCAGCCTCACATGCAGGCCAGCTCCGGCTGCTGGGAGGACACCATCTGCCAGGTGGAGCGCATGCTGAGAAGAGCCAACGCCTGTCCAG GTAATGCTGAGGCTCTGGAGCAGTGTGGTCCCTCTCTAGCAGAGattcctgctgctcctccatcCTATCCGTTAATCTTGGATCAGGATCCTGTTCCAGAAGAGCTG GAGTGGGAGGCCTACGTGTCTGACTCGGACTCTGACGGTGAAGACAGAGACTCCTGGTCGGACATGTTGTCACCGGAGGAGCGGGAGCGGCAGCGGCGGGAGAGGGAGGAGTCTCGCCGCGTCCTGTCGGAGTTGAAAGCGGTGCTGGGCTTCCGTGCGTCggagggagagaggatgaagaggaagcagCTGCTCTTCAACGACCAAG CTGCTGTGACGCCGTCAGCTCGCACTGAAGCTTCAGACTCCGCCACAGACCCGTCAGACGCCGTGACTTCTCTGGGATCGGTAGAAACTCGTGACGAAGAAGGAAACCACCTTTCAGAGCGCCCTGCAGGAAACggaggggaggaaggggaaGGAGAGGACGGCAGGGAGAGTCCTGACCCCTCAGCAGAGCCGCTGACAGAGTTCAGCTGCGGCTCGGAGGCGAGGGGAGGGGAGCCGGGCGGAGCTTCGGTCTGctcgagaggaggaggaggagcgtcGGAGCTGCATCAGTACGACGGCGTCTTGGAGGAAGGCGAGGCGCAGAACGGTTTGGACTGTTTCATGAAGCCGAAAGTCTCCGCCGTGTCTGTGATGGACAGACTGACGGAGATCCACGGCTCGGCTGCTCTCAGCTTCAGCTCCGCCATCGCCGCACAGGTGGCTGCTCGCTCGCAGTCGCTCATCAGCATGGAGGAGCAGACGTTcggggatgaagaggaggaggaagaggaagaggaggaggagaggaacaaaCAAACCCCTGAGAAAAACTGA